One stretch of Armigeres subalbatus isolate Guangzhou_Male chromosome 2, GZ_Asu_2, whole genome shotgun sequence DNA includes these proteins:
- the LOC134209497 gene encoding uncharacterized protein LOC134209497, with the protein MAKPVEHTGRNTQKKSYTVKYLTHQPIFEERNKQTEPINTIETETTRQAAVESIAYSREKNGQNELASVYKRKQAIRQPGVEMAIGSNENNGREESATAMIEVIDTPSECREATTATANKQRKLSKMKELSRELAAEKSRNIQLLEELQRSKRAMEELERNRQINEEVNASPAGGSRFEYEQDNRFSSTRRAQGVSGQEESRFYTSINQLSIASIIIPVCKPTEGGKSIDNRLNHGKTF; encoded by the exons ATGGCGAAGCCAGTAG AACACACCGGGCGGAATACGCAAAAGAAAAGCTATACAGTGAAGTACTTGACACATCAGCCAATTTTTGAAGAAAGGAACAAGCAAACTGAACCGATCAACACGATTGAGACAGAAACAACACGCCAGGCGGCGGTTGAGAGTATTGCCTATTCACGTGAGAAAAATGGGCAAAATGAACTGGCATCAGTTTACAAGCGCAAACAAGCGATACGCCAACCGGGAGTTGAAATGGCTATAGGCTCCAACGAGAATAATGGACGAGAAGAATCCGCAACAGCAATGATCGAAGTTATTGATACACCATCGGAATGTAGAGAAGCGACAACAGCAACGGCGAATAAACAGAGGAAGTTGAGTAAAATGAAGGAATTATCTCGCGAGCTAGCAGCGGAGAAATCAAGGAACATTCAATTGTTGGAAGAACTCCAACGAAGCAAACGAGCGATGGAGGAACTCGAACGAAACAGGCAAATAAATGAAGAAGTCAACGCTAGCCCAGCCGGCGGGTCTAGGTTTGAATACGAACAGGATAATCGTTTTTCCAGCACCCGGAGAGCACAAGGTGTTTCAGGTCAGGAAGAGTCCAGGTTTTACACGTCTATTAATCAGCTCTCCATTGCCTCGATCATCATCCCAGTGTGCAAGCCAACAGAGGGCGGGAAATCCATTGACAATCGTTTGAATCATGGAAAGACCTTTTAG